GAAAATATAACCAATGTCCAGCTTTTCCAGATTTTTTTGCTCAACTCTAAGAACGAACCTTTGCACCAAATTCCGTTAATCTATAAAGCAAAAGGAACAAACCAGGCATCCTTCTCAGTACACTGGCAGCAGTTTTGTAGCGAATTTAATACCTGCTTCTCCATCGCTAACCGGCATCTGGGGGTATCTCCTAAACCCAAGAATTTTGCGTTTTATTCCTTATTGGTATTTTGTCCCAAGCTGGCACGAGAGATAGTAGGGGATAAGCAGAAATCACCAGCCCTCAGAGTAGTGGGCTATGAACAACCGACACTGGAAAACTGGACAGAATTCTTTGTGGGGACTAATGCCACCACAAAACAATTTGTCTGGCAAGGGCTAACACC
This genomic window from Ancylothrix sp. D3o contains:
- a CDS encoding DUF5895 domain-containing protein, encoding ENITNVQLFQIFLLNSKNEPLHQIPLIYKAKGTNQASFSVHWQQFCSEFNTCFSIANRHLGVSPKPKNFAFYSLLVFCPKLAREIVGDKQKSPALRVVGYEQPTLENWTEFFVGTNATTKQFVWQGLTPNEPLQMPALPASTSALTAPTEAGEALPF